The sequence CATTCTATACTCATGTAAATATATTTCTATACTAATAGCCTGTCACCTTGTTCCGGTCACCTTGTTCCGACCTTGCTCCGTCACCTTGTTCCCAAGCATAAACGGGCATTCTGGCAACTGAGGCCTGCCGGGGCATTTTTGATTCTTAACTTGCGTTTTGGCATGAACTCGGGCAGTTTTCCCCGCGAGCAAAGGGGCTTTCCGGACGGTGTTTCCACGGGCATGAGTCCGTGCCGCCGGGAATCCTGTTTCTTGCTGAATAAGGTGAGGTTAACTGAATCATGGCGACACAATTGGATCCCCAGGCCGTAGCATTGAATAAAACCATTGAGGCCGCTAATCCGGCCGTACTCTCCATGCTCTCCGGGCGTGGCCGCAAGATTTTCTTTCCAAAGATGGGGATTCTCGCCCAGTCGGCGGAAGCCCGTGGCAAAGCAATCAATGCCACCATCGGAACCGCCCTTGAGGAGGATGGTTCCCCGCTGTGCCTGCCCAGCATTGCCTCCCAGTTGAACCTTCCGAAAGGCGCGGCCTTTCCCTATGCGCCAAGTCCGGGATTGCCCGAAATCCGCGAACAATGGGGGAAGATGCTGCTCCAGAAGAATCCCGGACTTGCCGGCAAATCGTTCACCCAGCCTGTGGTTTCCTGTGCGCTCACCCATGGGCTCAGTGTTGCGGCCTACCTGTTCTGTAATGACGATGATGTGTTGCTCACGCCTGATCTCTACTGGGAAAATTATGATCTCATCTTCGGGGTTTCCTTCGGGGGTCAGATTGTCACCTATCCTGCCTTCAATCCTGCCGGTGGATTCAATCTTGAAGGCTTGCGCAAGGCGATGGAGGCCCGCAAGGAGAAGAAGCTGATCATCTCGCTCAACTTCCCCAATAATCCGGCAGGTTATACCCTGTTGGAGAAGGAAGTCCCGGAGCTGAAGAAACTACTGTTGGCCGAAGCCGAGGCGGGCCGCCAGTTGGTGGTTCTGCTTGATGATGCCTATTTTGGCCTGGTTTTTGAGAAGGGGGTCTATACCCAGTCGATGTTTGTGGACCTCTGTGATGCGCACGAGAACATTTTGGCGGTCAAGATGGATGGGCCTACCAAGGAAGACTATGTCTGGGGGTTCCGTGTTGGCTTCATCACGTTCGGAGTCAAGGGGGGGAGCCCGGCGCTGTACCAGGCGCTTGAGGGTAAGTGTGCCGGCGCCATCAGGGCCAACATTTCCAATGCTTCCATGCCGGCGCAGTCCATGTTGCTGGCCGCCTGGAAGAACCCAGCCTATGCGGTGGAAAAGCAGAAGGCGTATGACCTGCTCAAGGGCCGCTATGAGGAGATCAAGCGTGTGCTGGCCACCCACCCTGAATACCGGGAGGAGTTTGTGCCGGTTCCGTATAATTCCGGGTACTTCATGTGCGTGCGGCTCGTGAAAGCGGATCCGGAGAAGGTGCGTCAGAAGCTTCTGGCCGAGCATGCCACGGGGGTTATCAACCTCTGTGGCATCTTGCGTATCGCCTTCTCGGCAACCCCGACCGCTAAGCTTGCAACCTTGTTTGCCAATCTTTTTGCGGCCTGTAAGGCGGTATAATCCCGGCAGGGAGGACTAATCATGAAGCGTTCCGTTTCTCTTGATGTGATATCCCTGGCGGGAATCGATTTGGATGACTGGAACCAGATCAAGTCGGGTTTTCGTAATGCCCGGGTGGTGGAGTCCCAGCAGGCGTGGCAGGCCGCACGGGATCCTGAATTCCGGCCCATGCATGTGAAGGCCGGGTGGACCCGGGAGGCGTTGATCGTCTACGCGGTCCTGGAGGATGCGGATATCTTTAATCCGGAAACGCAGTTCAACGCGATGTCGTTCAAGTCGGGGGATGTATTCGAGATGTTTCTACGTCCCTTTGAGCAGGAGGCCTATCTGGAAGTCCATGTCTCGCCGGAGAACCAGAAGCTGCAACTGCGTTTCCCGTCGGCACAGGCTTTTGCCGCTCCGCGCCCGGATTCTGTCATCCCGCCCGAGTGGTATATCGGGGAAGGTGCCGTTGAAAGCTATGTGCGGGTGGATAAGGCCGCAGAACGCTGGGAGGTGGTGGCGCGGATCCCATTTAGTCTCGTGGAGGAGGCCTCACGGCCCGTGTCCGGCTCGAGATGGCTGTTTTCCTTCAGTCGATATGACTACACGCGTGGGCGGAAAGCGCCTGTTTATTCATCAACCTCCCCGCATACGAGATTGAGCTTCCATCAGCAGGAAGCCTGGGGCGAATTAACCTTTCTGTGAGTTGAGGCTTATGGATATCAGCAAATTTGACAAGAATATGGCGGTGAAGAAGGCCGATGAAAATGGACTGGTCTGGTATCACCCTTATGAGCGTCCATTTAAGCTGATTGGCTTTAATTGGTTTGATCGCGATAATGTTTACCGTCGATTCCCCGTGAAACCGCCTTATCCATTGCCCGAAAGTGTGGACGTCTTGGCGTGGTGTACGGCCGGGGGACAGGTGAAATTCCGGACCGATAGCGGCAAGGTGAGTGTGAAGGTGACGTTGCGTGATGGCGGTGGGATGGATCATATGCCGCAAACCGGTATAAGCGGCTTTGATCTCTATGTGGGTGAGCCGGGCGAGGAGACGTTCTTTGCTGTCACCCGTTTTGCTGTCGGGGTCACGGAGTTCACGAGCGAACTTTTCAGTAGTGACATCCGGAAGCGCCGCACTTTTACGATCAACTTTCCCCTGTACAAGGGAGTCAATACGATCGAAATAGGGGTGGAGTCTGATGCCAAAGTCGAGGCGCCACCAGCGTGGTCCTCCAATAAGCCGATTGTGGTATACGGGACTTCGATCACGCAGGGTGGGTGTGCATCCCGGCCTGGCTCCTGTTATACCAATATCCTGAGCCGGCGGCTGAATCGGCCGTTTATCAACCTGGGGTTTTCCGGCAGTGGGAGAGGGGAGCCCGAGGTGGCTCGGAATATCGCCTCAATTTCCAGCCCCGCCATGTTAGTCCTGGATTATGAAGCAAATTGTGGGCAGTGTGAAAGTTTATCCAAAACACTTCCTAGATTTATCGGCCTATTACGTGATGCGCATAAAAAGACCCCGATCCTGGTGGTATCCAAGATCCGGTATGGACAGGAATCCCTCAAGGGGGATGCAAGCAAGTCGCGTGACAGGGAACAGTGTAAGCGCATGCAGTATGGTCTTGTGAAAAAACTGCGAGGAGCCGGGGATAGGAATATCTATTTCCTGGATGGATCCACATTGTTGGGCAAGGACTATTGGGAGTGTACAGTGGATAACGTCCACCCTACTGATCTCGGGTTTTTCCGGATGGCCGACGGGATTGGCCGTGTAATCAAGAGAATTCTATCCAAAGGGGACTAATATGCATGGTCTTTCCTTTTGACTAAAGATTCAGTCGTATTATGAGGGGAAGCACAATTATATAGACAAATTGTCCTTTTTTTGGTGTTCTATCGTGGATGAAAAATACACCCAAAAAAGCCAATCGCCATTCGAGTTCCACATGCCCGTGTGACAACACGTTGATGATTAGCGTGATAGATTCGAAGGAAGTTTCCCGTTTCGACTCCCTTATGGGTACATTTCACTATCTTGGCGAGAGCCGCCCGGTGGGTGATACCTTGAGGATGGTTGCCCATCGAGGCGAAGAATGGCTTGGATTATTGATGTGGGGCTCAGCGGCCTATCGGTTGAAAGATCGCGATATTCATATCGGGTGGACTCCTACACAGTGTGCGCAACGCCAGAAGCTTATCGTGCAGAATCGCCGGTTTCTATTACTGGGCGAGCGTGGCGAGCATCCGAACCTTGCCTCACAGATACTCGGAGCAGTCGTACGTGAATTGCCGGGCCTCTGGCTTGAGAGGTTCGGTTATCAGCCATTGCTCGCCGAGACGTTCACGGATATCGAAGCCTATGCCGGCACTTGTTATAAAGCGTCAGGTTGGTTGCCGCTGGGTATGACGAAAGGCTTTTCCCGGCACCGTGCTGATTTCTACGTTCCAAATGACCGGCCAAAAAAACTCTGGATCCGCGAATTGTATCCGAAGGCAGCGCAGGTGTTGCGGGCATCGGAGCTTCCGGCTGTTTGCCAAAAGGGATCCCATAGTAATGCTGACGGGGTTTTGCCTATCACCCGTGGACAACTTGAATCGTTACACGCTGCACTTTGCAAGGTTCCAGATCCCCGAGCCTCCAACCGCGGCTTTCACATTGGTGCGGTGTTGTCCATCGTGGCTATGGCCATTTTCAGCGGTCATCGCAGCATTGCGGCGATTGAGCGGTTTGCCGGACGACTCCGTCATGACCAGCGTGTAGCACTTGGGCTGCCTCGTTTCGGCAAAGGCAATTATCGCAAACCCCCAAAATACAAGGTGTTCTATAACCTGCTTGCGAAACTTGATGTCAATCGCTTTGCCGAACTACTAAACGCGTGGTTGACTCACCATCGAGGCACTCTTCCCGTCGCGCTGGCACTCGATGGTAAGTTTATCCGTGATACGGTCGGCCTGGTCTGTATGAGTGAACACGATACCGGAGTGCCACACGCCATGCGCAAGGCCAGCCAGAAAGAGGGCGAAGGAGCTGATTGCGAGTTAAAGGCGGCACAAACTATGATCGAACTGCAATCCGACCTGTCTCACGCCATTATTACGGCCGACGCACTTAATTGCCAAACGCGCACAGCTCAGGAAATCGTCGCACGGGGCGGTGAATATCTCATTCAAACCAAGGGCAACCAGAAAACCATTCATGAAAGCACCATCGCAAAAACTGAAGGACTCCCCCCCCCCTTTTGCCCAAACTGAAAAAGCACACGCCCGAATCGACGACCGATCCATCTCCCTCTGCTCAGTCGATCCGCTCGAGATAGGCTTTCCTCATGTCCAGACGGTTATCCGCGTCACCCGCGACTCAACAGCTTACAAGAAACCCGAAGACAAGACTCCCGGCTATTACCTCAGTTCCGCGCCTATTGATCGCTATACACCACAACAATGGCTGAGCCTCGTCCGTGGCCATTGGGACGGTTGCGAAATCCGCAATCATTGGCGCAAGGACGCATGCCTCCTGGAGGATAAGACCCCAAGCCGTAACCCCAATATCGTAGCCTCGCTCGCCCTTGTGCGTAATTGCCTGTTCCTCTTCCTTGAACAAAACTCAGAAACCCATAATATCAATGCTTTCACAGAGGATATTGCAGCAAATTCACGCAAAGCTTTCCGCATGGTTATGCGCAATTCATGAGTCAAAAGGAAAGACCATGGGGGCCACCGCAGGGGCATTTCATCTGCCCTAGTCAAAAGGGGTTCATAATCGTCGTGTAGGCGATTTGTTTTTCCGGTAGATCCTTTCGGCGTGCCGGACGTTGTCTGCGCCGGCGCCGGAGGCACCCCCGGTTACCTCATGAGCCCGAATACTCCAGCAGGATGCCCTGTTTCCGCCAGCCGGGAACAGATCTCCTTACGGATCATCATTGATCGTGTCGTCTTGATTCCGGGTGTCATGATGATGTTCTACTGTCGCAACAGCTTAAGAGCCTGTGCGACGGTCATGCGACGGCACCATGATTTGCAGCCGTTTGCCCCCGCTTTCCCAAATGAGTTCTGGATTTCATAGCTGATGAAGCAGGCGTTGCGCCC is a genomic window of bacterium containing:
- a CDS encoding aminotransferase class I/II-fold pyridoxal phosphate-dependent enzyme, with protein sequence MATQLDPQAVALNKTIEAANPAVLSMLSGRGRKIFFPKMGILAQSAEARGKAINATIGTALEEDGSPLCLPSIASQLNLPKGAAFPYAPSPGLPEIREQWGKMLLQKNPGLAGKSFTQPVVSCALTHGLSVAAYLFCNDDDVLLTPDLYWENYDLIFGVSFGGQIVTYPAFNPAGGFNLEGLRKAMEARKEKKLIISLNFPNNPAGYTLLEKEVPELKKLLLAEAEAGRQLVVLLDDAYFGLVFEKGVYTQSMFVDLCDAHENILAVKMDGPTKEDYVWGFRVGFITFGVKGGSPALYQALEGKCAGAIRANISNASMPAQSMLLAAWKNPAYAVEKQKAYDLLKGRYEEIKRVLATHPEYREEFVPVPYNSGYFMCVRLVKADPEKVRQKLLAEHATGVINLCGILRIAFSATPTAKLATLFANLFAACKAV
- a CDS encoding carbohydrate-binding family 9-like protein, which gives rise to MKRSVSLDVISLAGIDLDDWNQIKSGFRNARVVESQQAWQAARDPEFRPMHVKAGWTREALIVYAVLEDADIFNPETQFNAMSFKSGDVFEMFLRPFEQEAYLEVHVSPENQKLQLRFPSAQAFAAPRPDSVIPPEWYIGEGAVESYVRVDKAAERWEVVARIPFSLVEEASRPVSGSRWLFSFSRYDYTRGRKAPVYSSTSPHTRLSFHQQEAWGELTFL
- a CDS encoding SGNH/GDSL hydrolase family protein, which translates into the protein MDISKFDKNMAVKKADENGLVWYHPYERPFKLIGFNWFDRDNVYRRFPVKPPYPLPESVDVLAWCTAGGQVKFRTDSGKVSVKVTLRDGGGMDHMPQTGISGFDLYVGEPGEETFFAVTRFAVGVTEFTSELFSSDIRKRRTFTINFPLYKGVNTIEIGVESDAKVEAPPAWSSNKPIVVYGTSITQGGCASRPGSCYTNILSRRLNRPFINLGFSGSGRGEPEVARNIASISSPAMLVLDYEANCGQCESLSKTLPRFIGLLRDAHKKTPILVVSKIRYGQESLKGDASKSRDREQCKRMQYGLVKKLRGAGDRNIYFLDGSTLLGKDYWECTVDNVHPTDLGFFRMADGIGRVIKRILSKGD
- a CDS encoding ISAs1 family transposase; the protein is MISVIDSKEVSRFDSLMGTFHYLGESRPVGDTLRMVAHRGEEWLGLLMWGSAAYRLKDRDIHIGWTPTQCAQRQKLIVQNRRFLLLGERGEHPNLASQILGAVVRELPGLWLERFGYQPLLAETFTDIEAYAGTCYKASGWLPLGMTKGFSRHRADFYVPNDRPKKLWIRELYPKAAQVLRASELPAVCQKGSHSNADGVLPITRGQLESLHAALCKVPDPRASNRGFHIGAVLSIVAMAIFSGHRSIAAIERFAGRLRHDQRVALGLPRFGKGNYRKPPKYKVFYNLLAKLDVNRFAELLNAWLTHHRGTLPVALALDGKFIRDTVGLVCMSEHDTGVPHAMRKASQKEGEGADCELKAAQTMIELQSDLSHAIITADALNCQTRTAQEIVARGGEYLIQTKGNQKTIHESTIAKTEGLPPPFCPN